DNA sequence from the Nitrospira sp. genome:
CCCGTGTAGTTGGAACATTCCCAGGGGCCGGAGGATTCTGCGCCAAACACAGGCAGCACGAACAGAACAGCACTCATTCCCATGGCGAGCGAGATGAACCATTGCCGAAGGGATTCCAATCGGTGTGTCGTAAGACGTACCATGACGCTCCTCCCTGGCTAGCTATCGTTAGCCTATCATGGCTCTGACGGTGATGGAAGGCCAGATCCGGCCCGTAAAGAGGGAAACGAACGACTGCGTCGTCGGTTGACAGAAGTGGTGTGGGACGTGTGCCACGACGTAGGCAGACATACGGAAAGGAGAAGGGACTATGGCAGAAAAGCAGGTGATTGCGGTGGTCGGGGCGACCGGGATGCAAGGCGGCGGGTTGGTGCGGGCGATATTGGCCGATCCTGCCAGTGGGCTGACAGTGCGCGCGTTGACCAGGGATGTCCATTCGGATAAGGCCAAGGAGCTTGCCCGGCTCGGCGCGGAAGTGGTGGCGGCGGATGTGCATGACGTCGAGAGCCTGAAACGGGCGTTTGCCGGAGCCAGCGGCGCGTTTTGCGTTACATTCTTTTGGGCGCACCTTTCTCCGGAAAAGGAATATGCGGAAGCCGAGGCCATGGCTAAGGCGGCCAAGGCGGCGGGGGTGCGACACGTCATCTGGTCCACCCTCGAAGACACGCGCCGATGGGTGCCCCTGTCCGACAACCGTATGCCGACGTTAATGGGCAACTATAAGGTGCCGCACTTCGATGCGAAGGGGGAAGCGGATCAGGTCTTTAAGCAGCTCGGGGTGCCCACGACGTTTCTCCTCACGTCTTTTTATTGGGACAATCTCATCTACTTCGGCATGGGGCCCAAGCCGGGACCTGATGGGACGCTCGTGTTTACTCTTGCGATGGGGGAGGCCAGGCTACCGGGCATTGCCGCAGAGGATATTGGAAAGTGCGCCCTGGGCATCTTCAGGAAGCGAGATGCGTATCTCGGGAAAACCGTGGGTGTCTCGGGCGAACATCTCACCGGCTCACAAATGGCCGCTGCCCTGAGCAAGGCGCTCGGACGCGAGGTGCGGTATCAGGCAGTGCCGCCGGAGGTCTACCGGACCTTCGGCTTTCCGGGAGCGGATGATGTGGCCAATATGTTCCAGTTCAAGCGCGATTTTAATGCCGTCTTTTGCGCAGCCCGTGAGCCGGCGATCGCTCGGGCGCTCAATGGCGGAGTGCAGACGTTTGCGCAGTGGCTGGAGGCGAACAAGGCACGCATTCCCCTCTCCTAGCGGAAGGGCGGTGCTTGGCCGGAACCTAATGCTGAGGTTTTTGCCGGGAAAGTTGGCAGGAAGATGTGAACGGATTGCACCGCAGGCGGTGTATCTTGATCGTCCGCAACTTCTCCGGTCCTGCCGTGATCCGTGGCTCCTGAGCGCGTTCCCCATTTCCGAGCGTCGGAAACGAGGCCAGTGTCGTCAAGATGCAGATGGACAGGACGGCCAACACCCAAGCGAAGTAGAGTGAGTAACGCATGGCCTATTCGTAACACACTGCGTCGAGTAGTCAACGAAATGGTCGTTTTTCGTCATTCGTGTCTGTTGCGCTCCGGTTCATGTCCGCTGTGATCCATACGATTCCGTAGTTTGTTTCAGTGATTGTGGTGAGCATGGCTTTGGCGCAGACTGTCCCACTCGGTTCATCGGTGCAATATCCACCCTATTGATTGGACAAGGAGGATGCCCATGAAACAGTGGTCTATGGTTGTCTCGGCGTTGCTGCTGGCGATGTTCAGTCTTGGCTCTACCGGTTGGGCCGGCGAAATGAAGGCCAAGATGGAAGAAATGAAGGGTGATACGAAGGCCAAGGTCGAGGAACTGAAGGGCGAGACGAAAGCCGCGGTGGAAGAGGCCAAGGGCAACAAGGTGCAGGCGGAAGTGGAGCGTGCCAAGGGAAAAGGGAACGCGGCTCTGGAGAAGGCCAAGGGGAAGGTCAAGGAACTGAAAGCGAAGACCGAGTAACCCCTTTTCTCGCAAGGGGTGAAAGAGACTTGCGCGGGTCTGTTGCGAC
Encoded proteins:
- a CDS encoding NmrA/HSCARG family protein, with the protein product MAEKQVIAVVGATGMQGGGLVRAILADPASGLTVRALTRDVHSDKAKELARLGAEVVAADVHDVESLKRAFAGASGAFCVTFFWAHLSPEKEYAEAEAMAKAAKAAGVRHVIWSTLEDTRRWVPLSDNRMPTLMGNYKVPHFDAKGEADQVFKQLGVPTTFLLTSFYWDNLIYFGMGPKPGPDGTLVFTLAMGEARLPGIAAEDIGKCALGIFRKRDAYLGKTVGVSGEHLTGSQMAAALSKALGREVRYQAVPPEVYRTFGFPGADDVANMFQFKRDFNAVFCAAREPAIARALNGGVQTFAQWLEANKARIPLS